The DNA segment GGACTGCGGGCCTCGGCCAGTCGCGTCAATGCGCGGCTCGGCGTCACGGCGGAGTCGACCTGGCTCTGTTGTCTCCGGCTCAGTCATATCGGCGGCGCGGCCATTCTCTATCGCGCGGCGCTCGCGGGCGCGCGTCTGCGGCTGCATGATGGCTTCGATGCGCCGACCGTGCGGCGCGAGCTGGAGACGCATGGCGTGACCCATGTCTCGCTCGTTCCGCCCATGCTCGCACGTCTGTTGGATCTGGGGGGGCGGGCGCCGCTGAGTCTGCGCGTGGTCCAGGTCGGTGGACAGGCTCTGAGCCGTCCGCTGGCCGAACGCGCGCTGGCGGCCGGCTGGCCGATCCAGATCACCTATGGCATGACCGAGACCGGGTCGCAGATCGCTACCACTGGGGCGCTCGCGGCGGAGGATGGCGGCGAGCTGGACACCAGTCTCGTCGGCACGCTCCTGCCCGATGTCGACGTCGCGGCACCGGGGTGTGGCGCATTGCCCGAACGTCTGCGCATCCGTGGACCCATGCTGATGCTCGGCTATTCCAATTCTGAACGTCGGCCGGGGCAGGGACTGGAGGAGGGGGGCTGGTTCGAGCCGGCCGATCTCGGCTGTCTGACTGATACGGGGCAGTTGCGGATATTGGGACGCGCCGACGATAGGCGGGTGATCGGCGGAACGAATGTGTCACTGACCAAGGTCGCCCAAGTCGTGCAGGAAGCGCCGGGCGTGAGCGAGGTGCAGATCGTCGCCGACCCGGACCCCGTTTGGGGGCATCGATTGACGGCGGTCTATGCCGGCACACGTGATGAGACCGAATTGGCCGACTGGTGCCAAACCCATCTGAGCGGCTCCGAGTGTCCGCGCGCTTTTCTCAGGCTGGAAGGGCTACCATTGCTCGACTCGGGCAAATACGACCGCGCCCGAATTGCGGCCTTGGTTCAGTCGTCTGGTTGTTGAGACGGAAGGACAGGGCTTGTTCAGACGGATCTCGATTTGATCGGTGTGTGTTCAAGTACGCTTGTAGCTACAATCATCCTGTCATGGTTCGAGGTTGAGGGATGAGATCATGGGGCTGGAGTTGCAACAGGGGGCCAATGCGCCGCTGGTTCACAACCGTATCCTCGTTGGTATCGAATGGGATGCTGGGCTGTCCTGGGACATCGACGCCTGCGCGTTTCTGATCGGTTCGACAGGCCAGGTCCGACACGATCAGGACTTTGTCTTCTACAACTAGGCCGAAACACCGTGCGGCTTGCTCATTTTGGAGAGCGATCCAGACGACCAGCGCCGTTTCCGTGCCTTTCTCGATCGCGTCCCGTAACTACTCAGCCCCTAGATGCAGACATCTGACTGCATGAAAGCACTAGATGTTGTGCTTTGGCGTAAATTGGAGCGGTCAGTCTTATGGTAATCCATGGAAAAATCCGGCTGCTTTGCTTATCGCTGAGACGTAACGTGCGCGCAGCAGGGCCTCCTGACGCTGCGCCGATTCCTGTTGACAGTCCGCCAGTGCCGCTTCGCCGCTCTGCGCCGCGGGTTCCGGCAGCGGCTGCTCTGATTCCTGATCCGATATCAGTATACCTCCTCTTTGTTCGGTGTCTTTTCGGCATCCGGTGATTTTTTCTCATACAGCTCTTCGGTAAGATCACGCTCGCGCATCAGCCAATGCGCGACGGCGAGCACCAACACGGAGAAACCCAGGGCAAAGATCTCCATCGCCTCGGTGCTTTTCAGGTCCAGAATGATGAACTTGCGCGCCAGGGCGAGCTGGGCGATCAGGATTACCGTCTTGACCTGAATGATATGCGCCTTGCGGTAAACTACCTTAATGATGGAGTACTTGAACTCCATGGCGATCAACAAGGTCATGATCATCCCGAATACACCCTGGAATACCGTATGGTCCAGCGGGTCCAGTGATCCCATAACCAGCATCACAAATACCTCGCGCACCAGCCGCCACAGGGCGATTGTGATAATCACGGCGATCACCACGCCGAGCATCATGGCGATCACTTGCTCGAAACGTTCATAAAAGTTCATCACCCCCCAGAACTCCTGGGTTTCGGAAAGGGGTTTATGTTTACGTTTGCCGA comes from the Allochromatium tepidum genome and includes:
- a CDS encoding phosphate-starvation-inducible PsiE family protein, encoding MIGKRKHKPLSETQEFWGVMNFYERFEQVIAMMLGVVIAVIITIALWRLVREVFVMLVMGSLDPLDHTVFQGVFGMIMTLLIAMEFKYSIIKVVYRKAHIIQVKTVILIAQLALARKFIILDLKSTEAMEIFALGFSVLVLAVAHWLMRERDLTEELYEKKSPDAEKTPNKEEVY
- a CDS encoding TerD family protein, whose amino-acid sequence is MGLELQQGANAPLVHNRILVGIEWDAGLSWDIDACAFLIGSTGQVRHDQDFVFYN
- a CDS encoding class I adenylate-forming enzyme family protein — protein: MIARRSLPHDSYWLNDPGPVLITDGGRLGADAFAPQVAERAAAFMECGLRPGQVVMAPDSPALDLTLTILALGRIGAGVFPYRSGLDPAERLALAELAGVEWLWNPDSTGLVPLLDATQTTDVSPEARAALLIKTSGSSGHPQIVMHGYAGLRASASRVNARLGVTAESTWLCCLRLSHIGGAAILYRAALAGARLRLHDGFDAPTVRRELETHGVTHVSLVPPMLARLLDLGGRAPLSLRVVQVGGQALSRPLAERALAAGWPIQITYGMTETGSQIATTGALAAEDGGELDTSLVGTLLPDVDVAAPGCGALPERLRIRGPMLMLGYSNSERRPGQGLEEGGWFEPADLGCLTDTGQLRILGRADDRRVIGGTNVSLTKVAQVVQEAPGVSEVQIVADPDPVWGHRLTAVYAGTRDETELADWCQTHLSGSECPRAFLRLEGLPLLDSGKYDRARIAALVQSSGC